In Molothrus aeneus isolate 106 unplaced genomic scaffold, BPBGC_Maene_1.0 scaffold_43, whole genome shotgun sequence, a single genomic region encodes these proteins:
- the LOC136570933 gene encoding uncharacterized protein, whose amino-acid sequence MGNSVSRPSCLGEKSRRPEELLREPGLDAGQPSAGGAAEAWPGLLEKAAVPVENGWSPGPGVARSRPGSPVLRRSQSEVAVQNGGAAALRGQGGGAAWTPPRAGAARSTWSWKPVTTREVTEVTEVTETIVTEIVEVTEYPAGDKGGEPVVTRTVTVLTECVGELAAAGHTDATEVTDGQRALLGGRCAKPRATGLPSSVVFSAASPDLGLVWSRCLCPAGVGWAAGTAGAGHPAWCCRTGAPFPQL is encoded by the coding sequence ATGGGGAACTCGGTGAGCCGGCCCAGCTGCCTGGGCGAGAAGAGCCGGCGGCCGGAGGAGCTCCTGCGGGAGCCGGGGCTGGACGCGGGGCAGCCATCCGCCGGAGGCGCCGCGGAGGCCTGGCCGGGGCTGCTGGAGAAGGCGGCGGTGCCGGTGGAGAATGGCTGGAGCCCGGGGCCCGGTGTCGCCCGCAGCCGGCCGGGCAGCCCGGTGCTGAGGCGCAGCCAGTCCGAGGTGGCCGTGCAGAACGGGGGTGCGGCCGCGCTGCGGGGGCAGGGGGGCGGCGCGGCCTGGACCCCCCCCCGGGCCGGCGCTGCCCGCAGCACCTGGTCCTGGAAGCCTGTCACCACCCGGGAGGTGACCGAGGTGACGGAGGTGACCGAGACCATCGTGACCGAGATCGTGGAGGTGACCGAGTACCCGGCGGGTGACAAGGGCGGCGAGCCCGTGGTCACCCGCACGGTCACCGTGCTGACGGAGTGCGTGGGGGAGCTCGCTGCTGCTGGACACACGGACGCCACCGAGGTGACTGACGGACAGAGAGCCTTGCTGGGAGGCCGCTGTGCCAAGCCCCGTGCCACAGGGCTGCCCTCCAGCGTGGTTTTCTCCGCAGCGAGTCCTGACCTTGGGCTGGTGTGGAGTCGCTGTCTGTGCCCCGCTGGTGTGGGCTGGGCCGCTGGCACCGCTGGTGCTGGGcacccagcctggtgctgtAGGACAGGAGCTCCCTTCCCTCAGCTCTGA